In one window of Romboutsia hominis DNA:
- a CDS encoding 4Fe-4S dicluster domain-containing protein yields MHRIIINKELCTGCKSCVLACMLKHSENSNMYTLNLDDIDNDSRGHIELDKDNKPVPIICRHCDEPECVLTCMSGAMVKDKKTGIVSYDEKKCGSCYMCIMSCPYGVLKVDDKTKQVVLKCDLCINEENPKCVANCPTGALELQKGESLC; encoded by the coding sequence ATGCATAGAATTATAATTAATAAAGAATTATGTACTGGATGTAAAAGTTGTGTTTTAGCTTGTATGTTAAAGCACAGTGAAAATAGCAACATGTATACACTTAATCTAGATGATATAGATAATGATAGTAGAGGGCATATAGAATTAGATAAAGATAATAAACCAGTACCAATTATATGCAGACATTGTGATGAGCCAGAATGTGTTCTAACTTGTATGAGTGGAGCAATGGTTAAAGATAAAAAGACAGGAATAGTTTCTTATGATGAAAAGAAATGTGGGTCATGTTATATGTGTATAATGTCTTGTCCTTACGGGGTTTTAAAAGTAGACGATAAAACAAAGCAAGTTGTATTAAAGTGTGACTTATGTATAAATGAAGAAAATCCTAAGTGTGTAGCAAATTGTCCAACTGGAGCACTAGAGCTACAGAAGGGAGAATCATTATGTTAG
- a CDS encoding NAD(P)/FAD-dependent oxidoreductase: MLDKILNIFRSKKSIDYVILGASAAGISAAKTLRELDKEGSIVIVSKDDKTYSRCMLHHVISNHRTVEEINFVDEEFMKENNIIWVKGTSVKSLDTNSKKVILENQAIEYNKLLIATGASAFIPPIKNLREANNVYPLRNIEDAYNIKDKVKKINKVAIIGAGLVGIDALVGLLEYKNIEVSLVNTGQFILNKQLDKYSASIYENEFVKKGAKLYQGVSIKEIVVKDNNDVVGISLEDGTLVECEMVVVATGVRPNADFIKNTNISYDKGIVINDKCETTQKDVYAAGDVVGKNAIWPIAVKQGLVSAYNMYGKERLIDDSFAAKNSMNFMGIATVSLGMVEPIDESYKVAIRKDNNNYKKFIYKDNMIYGAIAQGDISYIGTITYLIKNKIEIENLENRIFDIGYADFLSLKENGEFCYNI; encoded by the coding sequence ATGTTAGATAAAATATTAAACATATTTAGAAGTAAAAAAAGTATTGATTATGTTATATTAGGTGCAAGTGCAGCAGGGATAAGTGCAGCTAAAACATTAAGAGAATTGGATAAAGAAGGTAGCATAGTAATAGTATCAAAGGATGATAAAACATATTCGCGTTGTATGTTGCATCATGTTATATCTAACCATAGAACTGTAGAGGAAATAAACTTTGTAGATGAAGAATTTATGAAAGAAAATAATATTATATGGGTAAAAGGAACAAGTGTTAAATCTTTAGACACAAATTCTAAAAAGGTAATATTAGAAAATCAAGCTATAGAATATAATAAACTTCTAATAGCTACTGGTGCATCTGCATTTATACCGCCAATAAAGAATTTAAGAGAAGCAAACAATGTATACCCATTAAGAAATATAGAAGATGCATATAATATAAAAGATAAAGTTAAAAAAATAAATAAAGTAGCCATTATAGGGGCTGGATTAGTTGGAATAGATGCTCTTGTTGGGTTGTTAGAGTACAAAAATATTGAAGTATCTTTAGTAAACACAGGTCAATTTATACTTAATAAACAATTAGATAAGTATAGTGCATCAATATATGAAAATGAGTTTGTAAAAAAAGGAGCAAAATTATATCAAGGTGTATCTATAAAAGAAATCGTAGTAAAGGACAATAATGATGTAGTGGGTATATCATTAGAAGATGGTACTTTAGTTGAGTGTGAAATGGTTGTTGTGGCTACAGGAGTTAGACCAAATGCGGATTTTATAAAAAACACTAACATATCTTATGATAAAGGAATAGTTATAAATGACAAATGTGAAACTACGCAAAAAGACGTATATGCGGCAGGAGATGTAGTAGGAAAAAATGCTATATGGCCAATAGCTGTAAAACAAGGCTTAGTCTCAGCCTATAATATGTACGGAAAAGAAAGATTAATAGATGATAGTTTTGCAGCAAAAAATAGTATGAACTTTATGGGAATAGCGACAGTATCCCTTGGAATGGTAGAACCTATAGATGAATCATATAAAGTTGCAATTAGAAAGGATAATAATAATTACAAGAAATTTATATATAAAGATAATATGATATATGGAGCTATTGCTCAAGGTGATATATCTTATATAGGAACTATAACTTATTTAATTAAAAATAAGATAGAAATAGAAAACTTAGAAAACAGAATATTTGATATAGGTTATGCAGATTTCTTAAGTCTAAAAGAAAATGGAGAATTCTGTTATAATATATAA
- the cooS gene encoding anaerobic carbon-monoxide dehydrogenase catalytic subunit codes for MSCNTCRMCESADKRLESFIASKDVETSFHRTEDQKIKCGFGLQGVCCRLCSNGPCRITPKSPRGICGADADTIVARNFLRAVASGSACYLHVVETTARNLKDLGEKKGNIKGLNALNNLAEMFGVESKDNHQKCIDIANKVLNDLYKPRYEKMELVEKVAYGPRVDKWKELGIMPGGAKSEVFDAIVKSSTNLNSDPVDMLVNCLNLGISTGLYGLTLTNLLNDVMLGEPVIRMAPVGFNVIDKDYINIMITGHQHSVFSHFQDRLKDNDVVELAKSVGAKGFKLVGCTCVGQDLQLRGEHYQEVFVGHTGNNFTSEAVLSTGAIDMVLSEFNCTIPGLEPIADKYKVKMVCLDDVAKKSNAEYIPFDRENIESISESLINKALEAYKERRNVVEIDIPSDHGYEKSLTGVSEKNLKAFLGDSWKPLINLIAEGKIKGIAAVVGCSNMTAGGHDINTVELTKELIKRDIIVLSAGCSTGGLENVGLMSPGAEELAGDNLKEVCKSLGIPPVLNFGPCLAIGRLEIVATEIAAELGIDLPQLPLVLSAPQWLEEQALADGAFGLALGLPLHLALPPFITGGKLVTEVLTEKLKDLTGGHVIVNPDPKSSAEQLEEIIIDRRQKLGLKEVESYA; via the coding sequence ATGTCTTGTAATACTTGTAGAATGTGTGAAAGTGCTGATAAGAGGTTAGAAAGCTTTATAGCTTCAAAGGATGTAGAAACATCATTCCATAGAACAGAAGATCAAAAAATTAAATGTGGATTTGGGCTTCAAGGAGTGTGTTGTAGACTATGTTCAAATGGTCCATGTAGAATAACACCAAAATCACCAAGAGGTATATGTGGAGCAGATGCAGATACCATAGTAGCTAGAAACTTTTTAAGAGCAGTTGCATCAGGTTCCGCTTGTTATTTACATGTAGTAGAAACTACAGCTAGAAATCTAAAGGATTTAGGAGAGAAAAAAGGGAATATAAAGGGATTAAATGCACTAAATAATTTAGCTGAAATGTTTGGAGTAGAATCTAAAGATAATCATCAAAAATGTATAGATATAGCCAATAAGGTGTTAAATGACTTATATAAGCCAAGATACGAGAAAATGGAATTAGTTGAAAAGGTAGCATATGGACCAAGAGTAGATAAATGGAAAGAGCTAGGAATAATGCCAGGTGGAGCTAAGTCAGAAGTCTTTGATGCAATAGTAAAATCATCTACAAACTTAAATAGTGATCCAGTAGATATGTTGGTTAATTGCTTAAATTTAGGTATATCAACAGGCTTATATGGTCTTACATTAACTAACCTTTTAAATGATGTTATGTTAGGAGAGCCAGTTATAAGAATGGCTCCAGTAGGATTTAATGTTATAGATAAAGATTATATAAATATAATGATAACAGGACATCAACATTCAGTATTTTCTCATTTCCAAGATAGATTAAAAGACAACGATGTAGTAGAATTAGCAAAATCGGTAGGAGCTAAAGGGTTTAAATTAGTTGGATGTACTTGTGTAGGTCAAGATTTACAGTTAAGAGGAGAACATTACCAAGAGGTATTTGTGGGTCATACAGGAAATAACTTCACTAGTGAGGCTGTACTTTCAACAGGTGCTATAGACATGGTACTATCAGAATTTAACTGTACAATACCAGGACTTGAGCCAATAGCAGATAAATATAAAGTTAAGATGGTTTGCTTAGATGATGTAGCTAAGAAATCAAATGCAGAGTATATACCATTTGATAGAGAGAATATAGAATCTATAAGCGAAAGTCTAATAAATAAAGCATTAGAAGCATATAAAGAAAGAAGAAATGTAGTAGAAATAGATATACCAAGTGACCATGGATACGAAAAATCTTTAACAGGAGTAAGTGAAAAGAACTTAAAAGCATTCTTAGGAGATTCATGGAAACCATTAATAAACTTAATTGCAGAAGGAAAAATTAAAGGTATAGCTGCTGTAGTTGGATGCTCAAATATGACTGCTGGTGGACACGATATAAATACAGTTGAATTAACTAAAGAATTAATTAAGAGAGATATAATAGTTCTTTCTGCTGGATGTTCAACAGGAGGGCTTGAAAATGTAGGGCTTATGTCTCCAGGGGCAGAAGAATTAGCAGGGGATAACTTAAAAGAAGTTTGTAAGTCTTTAGGAATACCACCAGTACTAAACTTTGGACCATGTTTAGCAATAGGAAGATTAGAAATAGTTGCTACAGAAATAGCAGCAGAATTAGGTATAGATTTACCTCAATTACCACTTGTACTATCAGCACCACAATGGCTAGAGGAGCAAGCATTAGCTGATGGGGCATTTGGTTTAGCACTAGGATTACCACTTCACTTAGCATTACCACCATTTATAACAGGAGGAAAACTAGTAACAGAAGTGCTTACAGAAAAATTAAAAGATTTAACAGGAGGCCACGTTATAGTTAATCCAGACCCAAAATCGTCAGCAGAGCAATTAGAAGAAATAATAATTGATAGAAGACAAAAACTTGGGTTAAAGGAAGTGGAATCTTATGCATAG
- a CDS encoding MATE family efflux transporter, with protein sequence MQGLFSLSDDNKMFYKVLVSLCIPIIIQQLISTSVNVIDTMMISSLGETSVASIGVANQFFFLFSMSLSGITGGAGIFISQFFGKGDTTNIRKVTGFTIILAVLLSLVFFIPALIIPTEIIHIFSYDPEVIRQCTEYFSIVVFCYPLIAMSSVFSVGSRGIRNPKLGMICSSVALIVNIILNYGLIFGNLGMPMLGVKGAALATVIARIVEFSLLIGYVYFFKKDYTLKFGIKELKLIDKEFSSSFLKTSFPIFLNDTAWAIGTVLYSVAYSKAGTSAIAASQIATSTGNFFIMTAVCIAIGASIMLGNELGADNIDRAISYAKKFSALVFITGLIFGGLLILNIPLLLNIFSVTPNLAPDITKIFIIMGILMALKSFNTLIIIGVLRSGGDTRYALFLELGCMWLVSIPLTFIAAFKGAPIYVLVLLTYSEELVKFIFGVPRALSKKWAANIVKEMN encoded by the coding sequence TTGCAAGGATTATTTTCTTTAAGTGATGATAATAAGATGTTCTATAAGGTACTTGTATCTTTATGCATTCCAATAATAATACAACAACTTATATCAACATCAGTAAATGTAATAGATACTATGATGATAAGTAGTTTGGGCGAAACATCAGTAGCTTCTATCGGTGTTGCAAACCAGTTCTTTTTCTTATTTAGTATGTCTCTATCAGGTATTACTGGTGGTGCTGGAATATTTATTTCTCAGTTCTTTGGAAAAGGTGATACAACTAATATTCGTAAGGTAACAGGATTTACTATTATACTAGCAGTTTTACTTAGTCTAGTATTTTTTATACCAGCATTAATCATACCAACCGAAATTATTCATATATTTTCATATGACCCTGAAGTAATAAGACAATGCACAGAATACTTTAGTATAGTTGTATTTTGTTATCCTCTTATTGCTATGAGTAGTGTTTTTAGTGTAGGCTCAAGAGGAATTAGAAATCCTAAGCTAGGTATGATTTGTAGCTCAGTTGCGTTAATTGTTAATATAATTCTTAATTATGGCCTTATATTCGGTAATTTAGGGATGCCTATGTTAGGTGTTAAAGGTGCTGCACTTGCTACGGTTATAGCTAGAATAGTTGAATTTTCTTTACTAATTGGATATGTATACTTCTTTAAAAAAGATTATACTTTAAAGTTTGGTATAAAAGAATTAAAACTTATTGATAAAGAGTTTTCTTCATCATTTTTAAAAACTAGTTTTCCAATCTTCTTAAATGATACTGCATGGGCAATTGGTACAGTATTGTATTCAGTTGCGTACTCAAAAGCTGGTACTTCTGCCATAGCTGCTAGCCAAATAGCAACAAGTACAGGTAACTTCTTTATAATGACAGCTGTATGTATAGCTATAGGAGCATCTATAATGTTGGGTAATGAACTTGGTGCAGATAATATAGATAGAGCTATCTCTTATGCTAAAAAGTTCTCTGCTCTTGTATTTATTACAGGTCTAATTTTTGGAGGGTTGCTAATATTAAATATTCCTCTATTATTGAATATATTTAGTGTTACACCAAATTTAGCTCCGGATATAACTAAGATATTTATTATAATGGGTATTTTAATGGCTCTTAAATCATTTAATACATTAATAATAATAGGTGTTTTAAGAAGTGGTGGAGATACTAGATATGCCTTATTTTTAGAGCTTGGATGTATGTGGTTAGTATCAATTCCATTAACATTTATAGCAGCATTTAAAGGTGCTCCTATTTATGTATTAGTACTATTAACTTACAGTGAAGAGCTAGTTAAGTTTATTTTTGGTGTTCCAAGAGCATTATCTAAAAAATGGGCTGCAAATATAGTAAAAGAAATGAATTAA
- the tsaD gene encoding tRNA (adenosine(37)-N6)-threonylcarbamoyltransferase complex transferase subunit TsaD produces the protein MKDIITLSVESSCDETSIAILKNGREVLTNIVSTQIDLHKKFGGVVPEVASRKHIENIDGVLQEALDEAKIELKDIDHIAVTYGPGLVGALLVGLSYAKSLAFCLNKPLVGVNHIEGHVSANYIAHKDLKPPFITLIVSGGHTHLVEVKDYGKYEILGRTRDDASGEAFDKIARAMGLGYPGGPIVDKLAKQGNKNAIDFPRAYLDEGYDFSFSGLKSAVLNYLNAKKMKKEEIVVEDVCASFQEAVVEVLSQKAIKAAKEKGYNTIALAGGVACNSALREKITELGKENNIDIKYPPVDLCTDNAAMIGCAGYYNYINGIIDDMSLNAVPNLKIGQR, from the coding sequence ATGAAAGATATAATAACATTATCAGTAGAGAGTAGTTGTGATGAAACTTCTATAGCTATTTTAAAAAATGGTAGAGAAGTTTTGACAAACATAGTTTCAACTCAAATAGATTTACATAAAAAATTCGGTGGAGTAGTTCCTGAGGTTGCATCAAGAAAGCATATAGAAAATATAGATGGAGTATTACAAGAAGCTTTAGATGAAGCTAAAATAGAATTAAAGGATATAGATCATATAGCAGTAACTTATGGACCAGGCTTAGTTGGTGCTTTACTTGTTGGATTATCTTATGCAAAATCATTAGCATTTTGTTTAAATAAACCACTTGTAGGGGTAAATCATATAGAAGGGCATGTTAGTGCAAACTATATAGCTCATAAGGATTTAAAGCCACCATTTATAACTTTAATAGTTTCTGGTGGACATACTCATTTAGTAGAAGTTAAGGACTATGGAAAATATGAGATACTTGGAAGAACAAGAGATGATGCATCTGGAGAAGCTTTTGACAAAATAGCGAGAGCTATGGGATTAGGATACCCAGGAGGACCTATAGTAGATAAGTTAGCTAAGCAAGGAAATAAAAATGCAATAGATTTTCCTAGAGCTTATTTAGATGAAGGTTATGATTTTAGTTTTAGTGGATTAAAATCTGCTGTATTAAATTATCTAAATGCTAAAAAGATGAAAAAAGAAGAAATAGTAGTAGAAGATGTATGCGCATCTTTCCAAGAAGCTGTTGTAGAAGTATTATCTCAAAAGGCAATAAAAGCAGCTAAGGAAAAAGGATACAATACAATTGCTTTAGCAGGAGGGGTTGCTTGCAACTCAGCACTTAGAGAAAAAATAACAGAATTAGGAAAAGAAAATAATATAGATATAAAATATCCACCAGTAGATTTATGTACAGATAATGCAGCTATGATAGGTTGTGCAGGATATTATAATTATATAAATGGAATAATAGATGATATGAGTTTAAATGCTGTTCCAAATCTAAAAATTGGACAGAGGTAA
- the abc-f gene encoding ribosomal protection-like ABC-F family protein, which yields MIVLSCNNLNKSFGIDSILENVSFTVNEGDKIGIVGVNGTGKTTLFKVISGIYGYDSGDIYTSKDCEIGYLEQHTNFHSNNTILEEVLEVFKDLIEMENYLRNLEVKIAEESANPNSNKLEKIMDEYSHKLEKFSDMNGYGYKSEAKGVLKGLGFSDDDMNKPIDVLSGGEKTRVLLGKLLLRKPTLLLLDEPTNHLDAEAIEWLEVFLKQYKGTVILISHDRYFLDQVVNRVFEIHNKRLKSYNGNYSDFVKASIVEKEIEQKKYEDQQKEIKKQEESIERLKAYGREKHVKRARSKEKMLAKVDVLDKPDGERKRARIEFNPSVTSGNDVLQLRDISMGYGEKILFKDINLDIYRGEKVALIGANGIGKSTLFKIIMNELTPFSGDVKFGTNVNVSYFHQEQKTLNLENTIIDEIWNDNTHLTQTTLRSMLGAFLFEGEDVFKKISTLSGGERARVAILKLILSKANFLLLDEPTNHLDIDSKEVLEEALCGYTGTVFTISHDRYFLNTVVDKILVLDETGITEYLGNYDYYLEKKKQVQEMSNNVEVVEKTKTQLKDEKRKEREQREIEKKNRIKRQNIEKEIEETESEIEELDVLLCQEEVYSNPDKSREVSQKKSSLEDKLSTLYEEWELFM from the coding sequence ATGATCGTTTTGTCGTGTAATAACTTAAATAAAAGTTTTGGAATAGATTCTATATTAGAAAATGTAAGTTTTACTGTTAATGAAGGTGATAAAATAGGGATAGTTGGTGTAAATGGTACGGGTAAAACTACTCTATTTAAAGTTATCTCTGGGATATATGGTTATGATAGTGGAGATATATATACGTCTAAAGATTGTGAAATAGGATACTTAGAACAACATACCAATTTCCACTCAAACAACACTATTTTAGAAGAAGTTTTAGAAGTATTTAAAGACTTAATAGAAATGGAAAACTACTTAAGAAACTTAGAGGTTAAAATAGCTGAAGAAAGTGCAAATCCTAACTCAAATAAACTTGAAAAAATAATGGACGAATACTCTCACAAATTAGAAAAGTTCTCTGATATGAATGGTTACGGATATAAATCTGAGGCAAAAGGTGTTTTAAAAGGATTAGGGTTTAGCGATGACGATATGAACAAACCTATCGACGTACTTTCTGGAGGTGAAAAAACTAGAGTACTTCTAGGTAAACTACTTCTTAGAAAACCTACCCTACTTCTATTAGACGAACCTACTAACCACCTAGATGCAGAAGCAATAGAATGGCTTGAAGTTTTCTTAAAACAATATAAAGGTACAGTAATTTTAATATCACATGATAGATATTTCCTAGACCAAGTTGTTAATAGAGTATTTGAGATACATAATAAGAGATTAAAATCTTATAATGGAAATTACTCTGATTTCGTAAAAGCTTCTATTGTAGAAAAAGAAATAGAACAAAAGAAGTATGAAGACCAGCAAAAGGAAATAAAGAAACAAGAAGAATCTATAGAAAGATTAAAAGCATATGGCAGAGAAAAGCATGTAAAAAGAGCTAGAAGTAAAGAAAAAATGCTTGCTAAAGTCGATGTGTTAGATAAGCCTGATGGTGAAAGAAAGAGAGCTAGAATAGAATTTAATCCATCTGTTACTAGTGGTAATGATGTTCTCCAATTAAGAGATATCTCTATGGGTTATGGTGAAAAAATATTATTTAAAGATATAAACCTTGATATATACAGGGGAGAAAAGGTGGCTCTTATAGGTGCTAATGGTATCGGTAAATCTACTCTATTTAAAATAATTATGAATGAGTTAACTCCTTTTTCTGGAGATGTTAAGTTTGGTACTAATGTTAATGTATCTTATTTCCACCAGGAGCAAAAAACTCTTAATTTAGAAAATACTATTATAGATGAGATATGGAATGATAATACTCACCTGACTCAAACTACTCTTAGAAGTATGCTTGGAGCCTTTTTATTTGAAGGTGAAGATGTGTTTAAAAAGATTTCAACATTAAGTGGTGGAGAAAGAGCTAGAGTTGCTATACTTAAATTAATTCTTTCAAAAGCTAATTTTCTTCTTCTTGATGAGCCTACTAACCACTTAGATATAGATTCTAAAGAAGTTCTTGAAGAAGCTTTATGTGGATATACGGGTACAGTGTTTACAATATCTCATGATAGATATTTCCTAAATACTGTTGTAGATAAAATATTAGTTTTAGATGAAACTGGTATAACTGAATACCTTGGTAACTATGACTACTATTTAGAAAAGAAAAAACAGGTTCAAGAAATGAGTAACAATGTTGAGGTTGTAGAGAAAACTAAAACACAACTAAAAGATGAAAAACGTAAAGAGAGAGAACAAAGAGAAATAGAAAAGAAAAATAGAATTAAAAGACAAAATATAGAAAAAGAAATAGAAGAAACTGAATCTGAAATAGAAGAACTGGATGTATTACTATGTCAAGAGGAAGTCTATTCTAATCCTGATAAATCAAGAGAAGTTAGTCAAAAAAAATCATCTCTTGAAGATAAATTATCTACCTTATATGAAGAGTGGGAATTATTTATGTAG
- a CDS encoding ATP-binding protein, with translation MRIYALIGSSGTGKSYRALELAYEKDIDYIIDDGLLIHKNKILAGVSAKQAKTTMEAVKRAIFNDELHRQSVKSKIKNEKVENLLILGTSKKMIDKIVKRLEIGTDYKAIDIRDISSDREIDIARESRRRGNHIIPVPSVEIKQIATGLSINSIKKLFRKKDKDCKLIEKTIIRPTFSYIGKFYISPNVMHQIIRYELRQINEIEKVNKVEVFNANNNIKIFLNVNIKSPTIFNKIEEIQKKLKNNIEKVTMMNVYKIDIYINKLRKDF, from the coding sequence ATGAGAATTTATGCACTTATTGGTTCAAGTGGAACAGGTAAGAGTTATAGAGCTTTAGAGTTGGCATATGAAAAAGATATAGATTATATAATAGATGATGGTCTTCTTATACATAAAAATAAGATATTAGCTGGAGTATCTGCGAAACAAGCAAAGACAACTATGGAAGCAGTAAAAAGAGCTATATTTAATGATGAATTACATAGACAATCGGTTAAATCAAAGATAAAAAACGAAAAAGTAGAGAATCTATTAATATTAGGAACATCAAAAAAAATGATAGATAAAATAGTAAAAAGATTGGAAATAGGAACAGATTATAAAGCAATAGATATAAGAGATATAAGTAGTGATAGGGAGATAGATATAGCAAGAGAGTCTAGAAGAAGGGGCAATCATATAATACCCGTACCAAGTGTGGAAATAAAACAAATAGCTACTGGATTAAGTATAAACTCTATAAAAAAATTATTTAGAAAAAAGGATAAAGATTGTAAACTAATAGAAAAAACTATTATTAGACCAACATTTAGTTATATAGGAAAATTTTATATAAGTCCTAATGTCATGCATCAAATTATAAGATATGAGTTGAGGCAAATAAATGAAATAGAAAAAGTCAATAAAGTAGAGGTATTTAATGCAAATAATAACATAAAGATATTTTTAAATGTGAATATCAAAAGCCCAACAATTTTTAATAAAATTGAAGAAATACAAAAAAAATTAAAAAATAACATAGAAAAAGTAACAATGATGAATGTATATAAAATAGACATTTATATAAATAAATTAAGGAAAGATTTTTAA
- a CDS encoding redox-sensing transcriptional repressor Rex, producing MGSKNISMAVIRRLPKYHRYLGELLDKDIHRISSKELSEIIGFTASQIRQDLNNFGGFGQQGYGYNVEALHNEIGKILGLDRKYNAILIGAGNLGQAIANYSGFRKAGFEVKALFDANPKMIGLKIRDFEVLDSEEIEKYVEEHNIDIAILCIPKNGAQDTVNRLVSVGIKGIWNFAPIDLEVPKDVIVENVNLTESLFTLSYLMKESEEEL from the coding sequence ATGGGTTCTAAGAATATATCGATGGCAGTTATAAGAAGATTACCGAAATATCATAGATACTTAGGAGAGTTATTAGATAAGGATATACATAGAATATCATCTAAGGAATTAAGTGAGATTATCGGTTTTACAGCATCTCAAATAAGACAAGATTTAAATAATTTTGGTGGTTTTGGCCAACAAGGTTATGGATATAATGTAGAAGCACTTCATAATGAAATCGGAAAAATTTTGGGGCTAGATAGAAAGTATAATGCAATACTAATAGGGGCAGGAAATTTAGGTCAAGCAATAGCTAACTATTCTGGATTTAGAAAAGCTGGATTTGAAGTTAAAGCATTATTTGATGCAAATCCCAAAATGATAGGGTTAAAAATAAGAGACTTTGAAGTACTAGATTCAGAGGAGATAGAGAAATATGTTGAGGAACATAATATAGATATTGCTATACTATGTATACCAAAGAACGGAGCGCAAGACACAGTCAATAGATTAGTTAGTGTTGGTATAAAAGGAATATGGAACTTCGCACCTATAGATTTAGAAGTACCAAAGGATGTTATAGTTGAGAACGTAAATTTAACAGAAAGCTTATTCACTCTATCATACTTAATGAAAGAAAGTGAAGAAGAATTATAA
- a CDS encoding DUF362 domain-containing protein has protein sequence MAYMINDACISCGACAAECPVECISAGDDKYVIDADTCVECGACAGVCPVDAPQPE, from the coding sequence ATGGCTTACATGATAAATGATGCTTGCATAAGCTGTGGTGCTTGTGCTGCTGAATGTCCAGTTGAATGTATATCTGCAGGAGATGACAAATACGTTATAGATGCAGATACTTGTGTTGAATGTGGTGCTTGTGCTGGAGTATGTCCAGTTGATGCTCCTCAACCAGAGTAA
- the rimI gene encoding ribosomal protein S18-alanine N-acetyltransferase: MENNIVIERMTAKDIDGVFEVERNCFEDYWSKDAFKKELSNDVARYLVAKIDDKVVGYVGIWFVVDEGHITNVAVHEDYRGRKIGDKLIQALVELCRESNIVSMTLEVRVSNIVAQNLYKKYGFKLAGIRKEYYSNNKEDAMIMWSDIKAV; encoded by the coding sequence ATGGAAAATAATATAGTTATAGAAAGAATGACGGCCAAAGATATTGACGGAGTTTTTGAAGTAGAAAGAAACTGCTTTGAAGATTATTGGTCTAAAGATGCATTTAAAAAAGAACTAAGTAATGATGTTGCTAGATACTTAGTAGCTAAGATAGATGATAAAGTAGTTGGTTACGTTGGAATATGGTTTGTTGTTGATGAAGGTCATATAACAAATGTAGCAGTACATGAAGATTATAGAGGTAGAAAAATAGGAGACAAGTTAATACAAGCACTAGTAGAGCTTTGCAGAGAAAGTAATATAGTATCAATGACTTTAGAAGTAAGGGTTTCAAATATAGTTGCTCAAAATCTTTATAAAAAGTATGGATTTAAGTTAGCAGGAATAAGAAAAGAATACTATAGCAACAACAAAGAAGATGCCATGATTATGTGGAGTGATATAAAGGCGGTGTAG